Genomic segment of Malus domestica chromosome 15, GDT2T_hap1:
aaaagaaaattggtacaaattaaaaaatatttgcaaattaaaaataggtacaaactaaaaataaaaatatatgataaaaaatttagccataaatataaatataccaattgtaacatttttaacattaaaggaatatatttaaaaataaaaatattttattattcaaataattaatgatgttattattaatacccaaggaccttgatcaaaaattgaaaatgaataggattttaatcaatggagtaacaaaaataaagatgtgaacctaattttctcTTAGTTTAATTTCCATGTAAGGTATAACCTTACCTTTCTTTCACTGAAATTATTGCCATTGAAAATTACCAGTACACATTTGGTAGTAATGTTCTTCACCCTCCAAACAAGTTAGaatttaaagaaaactaattccaaaacaagaaaaaaaatgtcttaGCGTAACAGTACTTGTCTTTTTATTGTCTGTAAATTACAGTTTAACATATATAGATTTGCGTGATAAAATGTAAAAGTAGAACTTTTATTTGAATACGTCAAACTGTTatttgtttgtaaaaaaaaaatgtgtcatATACGAAAAGCTTGAAAACAAGTGTCTGACTACGTGCCTGTGTGCAAGGGCGGATGGAAAAAGGAATCAAGATGGCCTTAGGACCATCTATATCTGAAAAATATACATGTGAAGGTTTTTTGACGATCCTTCGAGTGTTGCTACGGTCAGGGCCAGCCCTGAGAATTCGGGGCCCTAGGCGAGCATTTGAAGTGGGGTCCTAAAATTCTTTGATCTCCGGTCCTTTGTATATTGATttgtataaataaaaaattcgctaaatacataaaaagttctattttcacatcaaatatcattaaaaattaatatcaaaagaagataaatatacaaatattatttaaacATTGCATGATTTACTTTTTTAGACACAACTATACTAAATGTTTGTAGTCAAGAGTTTAAGATTGAAACTGAAGAACGGTAAAACTTGATGATCACGAGAGTAAAtgacaataaaacttgattgacgaatataataaattcaacgccaattgtttttgttgtgttttttttccttctaaaatcaacatcacactaacgaattgaatattaaaataatccattgaataaaaagttattgaaaagaaatatataaaattcaaagttttgattaccttAATGTACAATCTTTAAAACCATATTATAATTGGTTTAAATATTCAATAGAAATTGAGAGAATAGGAAGTTGGTATAAATATTCGATAGAAATTGAGAGAACgagaagttgaaagaaaaaagattgcAAAGAGACTTGAGTTTTATAGCTTTATATGCATTTGGATAGATGGCTTGGGAGTTAGACAGATGGACCAGcaataaatttgaaaaacaagaaaaattaagaaaaatctaGTGACTGAAAGGCAGCTTCGTGTTtcaaactcaacaccccaaagaaaaatgaagccaACATTTCCACTGCACAAACAAATGAATTACGCTATTTCTtacttttttgtatttatatattaattacagaatataaatttttttagggACCCTTCTGAAGTGGGgccctaggcgggcgcctacttGGGCTACCCTTAGGGCAGGCCCCGGGTACGGTCCCTTTTATGCTTACTAAAATGTATAATGTAATGCATGCTAAATATATCTCGATTTGTTGCGTCGACATCATTCGACAAATTCTCTCTTTATATCACTCATTAAATTGTTTCGGCATATGGCGATATTTGTTGCAATGTGCGCAACAAGCCCGCAAAGTGAAtaaacttattttttatttttgcacgCTTCGTACCCTGTTTATATCTAAGAAACTTGTATTGAATATTGAGCCCAAGGTTCAAATTTTGAATCTGTCACTGCTTATGTGACACACTTGACAAATACGAGACATTTATCTAAAGTGTCTCTCAAGTTCCACATATACAAAGCCAAATAACAAATGCTGGCATGTGAGTAACTCATAATTCAAGTGAACTCAGAATTCAAGTGGTTGGGAACATTATGTTCCGCCCATCTATGATCGCTTGCATTAAGTAAGTTCGATCGGTGTACACAATAGATTATGTAATATTCGAAGAAAATAAAGTGTGAAAGACTCAGCAAATGGAGTGGGTGTCACGTTTTTCATGGGTCAGTCCGTCTTTGAAAATAAAGAACGTCCGACTCAAATCACACGCAGTTGGACCACGTGTCAGGGTCCCTCCAGTTTTGTGTGAAAAAAGTCACGtgacatcactcccaaacaataaaaaaaaacacaaaaattctaCAGCGCTATTGATTAaagtatttatattttattttattttatttatacaacGATATttacagaagaagaagaaatgaattGATTGAGAACTCGTCTATTTTTATATTGCGAAAGGTATTCTCTATCTACCGAACTTTAGGTTGCAGGTGAATCAAAAGCAGGAAACAAGGGAGAGATGGTGGCTGGTGGGTGGGTATGGATAGCCACAAGCCAACAAGCCCAGCtgctgcttttgcttttcccgTTCTCCTTTTGTAATTTCTAATCCAAAAGTGCTTTTAACGGTAAcccaacaaataaaagaaattaaataaaaataataattcggaaaaagaaaaaaaaaaggaaaaggagaatCCAAACCTAGATCTCCAACAAGAAAGAACCCAGAGAGGGCCCAGCGCATAGCTGTCCGTACAAAATTtgtttgctttgcttttgcattataattttttttttctttcttgcttttatTGGATGGACAATCCGATGTCGTTGCGGTTGAGTCGGCCGACTGCCTTCTGCTGATGCGGGgtcgttgttgttgttttgattttttggaATCATCGTCCAATTTgttatccatttttttttagtttttgtaattttagggttagggtttcgaTTTCAACCGATTCGGGCTGCTCTGGAAGATATGGAGCCTCGCGTTGGGAATAAGTTTCGGCTCGGCCGGAAGATCGGTAGCGGCTCGTTCGGAGAGATCTATCTGGGTTTGttgcttcttcatcttcctgTTAGTTGTGGATTTGTATGTAATTATGTATGTAATTGGGTGGTTAATTGTGGATTTGAATTGCCTGTTTGCAGGTACAAATATTCAGACGAATGAAGAGGTTGCGATTAAGCTTGTGAGTGTTTTTCGTTGTTCCAATTCAGCTACGAGTTGTGattgtttattatttatttttgggtgATTTAAATGCCCATTTGCTTGCTTTTTACTTATGTGTTAATTTAAGTTTAATCCGTGGCCTGAGAATTGGTAAGAATGATTCTTTAAGTTCATGGTCTAGTTTTCGTGCTTCGGCATTCACCTTGCGTTAGAAATGCCTAGGAATCAAAGGTTTGTGGAACGACTAGTCCTTGGATCAATGTATGTGTTTGATTGATTGATTAGTATCTAGAAAATTATCGTAGGAGGATCgtgttttttttgtaaatagaGGTCTTCAagttttggtggtggtgttgaAGTTTCCTTTTATGAACTGTTATTAGCGTGATGAATGTGTGCGGTATGAAGCTAATTGTCTTGTTGTTTCTTATACTTAGGAAAATGCGAAGACAAAACACCCTCAGCTGCTGTACGAATCCAAGTTATACAGGATCCTATCAGGAGGAAGTAAGTGAAACTGCTGCATTTTCTAGTTAATCAGCAGTTTCTGGTGCAAGTTTTCTGATTTTCTAACTTTGGTTCTTGCAGCTGGAATTCCAAATGTGAGGTGGTTTGGAGTTGAAGGAGACTATAATGTTTTGGTGATGGATTTACTGGGCCCTAGTCTTGAAGACTTGTTTAACTTCTGTAGTAGGAAACTTTCTTTGAAGACCGTTCTTATGCTGGCGGATCAAATGGTAGGTGTGAGTCCATGCACAATTGCACTTCATTGTATTGGCTTAATATATTGTGGGGAAGATACTGACTGTTTCTGTGCTTGACATTTATTTCAGATCAGTCGTGTTGAATTTGTCCATAGTAAGTCATTTCTACATCGAGATATCAAGCCAGACAATTTTCTTATGGGCTTGGGAAGGCGTGCAAATCAGGTTTTCTATCTTAATTTGGTGTACATGGTTTTGTAGGTCTATATATGCTTGTGTTTCAATGCACATATTTCATATGCCAATGAATCTATATTAATACGGTAATTGATTTTTCGTTATACGTAGGTGTACATGATAGACTTTGGTCTGGCTAAGAAATACAGAGATAGTTCAACCCGTCAGCATATTCCTTATAGGTGAGATGATGCTTGTTTTTCTGTGTTCTCTAATATGTTCTCCGAATATGATTCTAGAGAAATATAGCAGTATACTAGAAATGGACTTGCACTACAAGATTTGTAGTTGATGTTATAACTTCACCTGTCATATTATCGTTGTACATCGGCATGAATGGTGCAGGGAAAACAAGAATCTGACTGGAACTGCAAGATATGCAAGCATGAATACTCACCTTGGAATTGGTATGTCTTAAGACTTTAGTCTTTGTTTTTGCCATTTGTATCCCTTTTAATGTACTTTTGTTCCAGTTAAATCCACCATCTGGTTTATTGACATTGATTTAGAAATTCTTTTATGACATTCTGCGCTTTATAGAGCAAAGCCGGAgggatgatttagaatctcttgGTTATGTCCTTATGTATTTCCTTAGAGGAAGGTGATTATTTCTgaagtcccttttttttttcttttttttttcttttgttgttgtAGTGCTATCTGTTGATGTTTTGTTTAATAATTCTTTTTGCCTTTAGTCTTCCTTGGCAGGGACTAAAAGCGGGAACTAAGAAACAGAAGTATGAAAAAATTAGTGAAAAAAAGGTTTCTACTTCAATTGAGGTATGATGCTTGTGAATGTTAATGTGGTTGTATACAATTCAGGCCTCATGTGTCGCATATTTTGACTAAAGAATTTAATGATTTTGCAGGCGTTATGTCGGGGTTATCCGACAGAGTTTGCTTCGTACTTCCATTACTGTCGCTCACTACGGTTTGATGATAAACCAGACTAtgtttatttgaaaaaaatattcCGGGATGTCTTCATTCGTGAAGGTTTGAATTCTATTGTCATTACAATGAGCATTGTAAGCGGATTTCCACATTACAGTGAGCATTCTATTTACACTGATTGTATCCATTGGATTTTGCTTCAGGCTTCCAGTTTGATTATGTGTTTGACTGGACAATTTTGAAGTATCAGCAGTCACAGCTGGCTGTTCCTCCAACCCGTGCCCTTCCCGGTGCTGGAACAAGTTCTGGGATGCCCCATGCCGCTGTTAATGCGGACAGACTGGCAGGTATGTTGTTTAGCATTGCTCTAGATGAATTTAAACAGCATTCTTATAGGTAAGTTTATTCGTCACAGCTAGAGGATGGTGGTGTTGGAGATTACCACATGTTTTTCTCtcctatttgtttattttaaagtTTGACTTGTCTGTAtgttaatatataaatttaaggaATTCTCTGTTCACTTTCGGGTTCGACAACTTATTACTAAAGGTTTTCTGATATCCGGGTGTCATTTCTCCTATATTAGCGTTGCATTTTCTAACATTTTGCTTCACGGCTTCCATATAGGTGAGGAAGATGGGCGGCTAACTGGTTTAAGATCGTTGGATGCCTCTCAGCGGAGAATACCTGGACCGGCGCTTAATTCCTTGAGCCTTTCGAGGCAGAAGAATCCAATTGCtaatgatgcttcattaactagAGAGGTGAGATGTTTGGAATGCATTATTTATGGAATTGCAATCGTTTTTGCGGGGTTATATGAAACAGGAATAGTTGAGTGTTTATTCGTATGTCTCGAGTCTTGAGCCTCTTAAGGACGTCCCTGCGTGCCTTTTATGCCTTGTGACAAAAATCTCGTCCATGCTTGGGCCTTGCAGACGTCAAATAGCAATATGTATGGCCTGTCAGCCGGATCATCAAGGAGAGTCGCTGTTTCTGGCAGCCGTGATGCATTTGGCGGAAGTGAGTCTGACATTCGCCCTCGAACAACCGATGCTAGCCCTGGAGGACACAGAATTTCAAGTGGTCGAAGAAGTTCACCAGTCGAGTCATCGGACCCCACCCGTAGACATACATCGCAAACGGGGAACTACGAGACTACCGTTAAAGGCATCGAAGGTCTGCATTTAGAATAGGGGTGGTTTTGGTTTGGTAACTGATCCGAAATGGCCTTActggaaaccgaaccgaacagtTAGGGAAGGgtaaaaaaaaccgaaaccgcacCGATTATTTTAGTTTACCGAAATTTGGGTCAGTTTCGGTAAAGGCCCATTTTTTCAGCCCATATTTGTTGGGCTTCTAAATTTATGTTGCTTCTCAGCCCAATTTTGTTGGGCTTTtgaatattttcaaatttttttgccAATTCACGTACAAAATTCTACCTCCTAAGCTTTGTGGGTAATTTTCATGGACTTTTCCACTTTGCTTCAAAACAATGGCACAATTTTGAGTTTCCCTGCCCTTTTCCATTTCCCCCAAAGCACACTCAATGCATAGGCACACAGACGAGAGACGACAAGCTAGCTAAGGATGCAGAATAGCGGAACGGTCATCGCTAAATTGTACAATCGTCGATATTCTCCTTTGCCCGGCTGCTCTGTCACGCTCGAACATAACTACGATATACATGAAATTGAATTACTAAATTGAGGGACGCTCTAAGATAGCTTAACGATGACCTAATTGGGGAAACAAGGATGTCACAGGGAGGCAGCCAACTGAGCTCAGTTGGTACGAGAAAATGTATCCGGAAAGCTAAAAGCTTACTCACTGCCACCGAACAGGATCAATGACAAACCAATTTGCACTGCTATACGCCATTTCTTTGTTATTTTCCCGGAAATCTTTCTTCAGACAATGCATTCAGCAAGGGTTTGCATACATGTCGGAAATCGAAAATGGTTCCGAAATGCATGACAAAGAAAGCGGTAATGAGGATCATACAAGTTACCAACAAATAATAATAGGCtatttagtcaaaatggtcacTCAAATTGGCATAACTGCTCACTTTGATATCTGATATTTAAAATCGATTGaagtggtccctgaaattgtcTAACGTCAATTATTTTtgtcattccgtgaaaaatttctgttaaattgaaggtatttttgtcaaatcaacatCTCTACTTAAACTTGTGGTTCCTTCAATTTAACGAAATTTTTTTtgagaatgaccaaaatcatcGATAGTGaacaatctcatggaccatttatatatatgtatatatatattttttttttaacaaacgatgtcATCCACAATAAGAGAGTTGGGGGAGTAGGCTGCCTCACAATGggatgtggtttaaattcgcatttggcgagaatcagACCTCTCACTTATCAATTAAAAAGGataccaccagaccgtagtattaagtggctctattgattttaaatctcatggACAAAAAATGAGGACTTTATGCCTATCTCAAAgactattttgactaaaaacCTACCATAATATTACCGGAAATCGAATACGGAATTCATATTTCAGAACCTCATTCACACCTCCTCCTTGAGGTACGCGGGAGATTAGCAAAAACTAATTTAGTTATATGATGCCTAGAAACTAATTTCATACAAAAATATTATGAACCACCAAAAAAGGCTTACgtttcatttatttatataattttcAGACCACCAAAAATACACAATATACaaatattcataaaaaaatCACATTACAACTTCATAATTTCCAACACAAACACTCCAATTTTACAAATTAATAACACCGAGCAtaaattaaacaattaaaataaataaataaataatggtactaatttatataatatattttcagaaatgatgattACCGGCCATAGACGACTCTATTACAAGTTTCCTTGAGCCACCGGAAGCTCTTCCGGAGCGACCCTTTGAGCTTCCCTTCCACCGTATACACCTTATAGC
This window contains:
- the LOC103415870 gene encoding casein kinase 1-like protein 1, giving the protein MEPRVGNKFRLGRKIGSGSFGEIYLGTNIQTNEEVAIKLENAKTKHPQLLYESKLYRILSGGTGIPNVRWFGVEGDYNVLVMDLLGPSLEDLFNFCSRKLSLKTVLMLADQMISRVEFVHSKSFLHRDIKPDNFLMGLGRRANQVYMIDFGLAKKYRDSSTRQHIPYRENKNLTGTARYASMNTHLGIEQSRRDDLESLGYVLMYFLRGSLPWQGLKAGTKKQKYEKISEKKVSTSIEALCRGYPTEFASYFHYCRSLRFDDKPDYVYLKKIFRDVFIREGFQFDYVFDWTILKYQQSQLAVPPTRALPGAGTSSGMPHAAVNADRLAGEEDGRLTGLRSLDASQRRIPGPALNSLSLSRQKNPIANDASLTRETSNSNMYGLSAGSSRRVAVSGSRDAFGGSESDIRPRTTDASPGGHRISSGRRSSPVESSDPTRRHTSQTGNYETTVKGIEGLHLE